A genomic region of Pyrus communis chromosome 14, drPyrComm1.1, whole genome shotgun sequence contains the following coding sequences:
- the LOC137715103 gene encoding 65-kDa microtubule-associated protein 1-like — MAVVDAQNPRVGETTCGSLLQKLQEIWNEVGESDEERDKMLLQLDQECLDVYKRKVELAAKSRAQLLQALSDSRLELSSLLSALGEKTFTGVPEETSGTIKEQLAAIAPLLEQLWKQKEERVKEFTDVQLQIQKICGEIAGNSNLSESPVVDESDLSLKKLDEFHSQLHDLQKEKSERLHKVLEFVSTVHDLCAVLGLDFLSAVTEVHPSLKDSTGVQSKSISNDTLSRLANTVLALKEDKKQRLHKLQESATQLIDLWNLMDTPDEERKLFEHVTCNISASVDEVTVPGSLALDLIEQTEVEVERLDQLKSSRMKEIAFKKQAELEEIFARAHIEIDTEAAREKIMELIDSGNVEPTELLADMDDQIAKAKDEALSRKDILDKVEKWMSACEEESWLEDYNRDENRYNASRGAHLNLKRAEKARILVNKIPALVDTLVAKTRGWEEDRGISFTYDGVPLLAMLDEYAMLRQEREEEKRRMRDQKKYQDLQHTEQEAPFGSKPSPARPVGTKKVVGPRANGGANGTPSRRLSLNAHQNGSRSVTKDGKRDLRPVAPMNYVEMAKEDAASHISGTDTVSASP; from the exons ATGGCTGTAGTGGATGCTCAAAACCCTCGTGTTGGAGAAACCACTTGCGGTTCTTTGCTGCAGAAACTGCAG GAAATTTGGAATGAAGTTGGCGAGAGTGATGAAGAGCGAGACAAAATGCTTCTTCAGTTAGACCAAGAGTGCCTAGACGTATACAAGAGGAAGGTCGAGCTGGCAGCAAAGTCAAGGGCACAGCTTCTTCAGGCATTGTCTGATTCCAGACTTGAACTTTCCAGTCTTCTATCAGCTCTTGGAGAAAAAACTTTTACTGGAGTT CCTGAGGAGACTTCAGGGACAATCAAGGAACAGCTTGCGGCTATAGCACCACTACTGGAACAGCTGTGGAAACAGAAAGAGGAGAGAGTAAAGGAGTTTACTGATGTTCAGttacaaattcaaaaaatttgTGGCGAAATTGCTGGGAACTCGAACCTCAGCGAGAGTCCTGTGGTTGATGAGTCTGATCTATCCCTGAAGAAATTAGATGAATTTCATTCCCAACTTCACGATCTTCAAAAGGAAAAG AGTGAAAGATTGCACAAGGTGCTTGAATTTGTGAGTACAGTGCATGATCTTTGTGCTGTACTTGGACTGGACTTCTTGAGTGCTGTTACGGAGGTTCATCCTAGCTTAAAGGACTCAACTGGTGTGCAATCCAAAAGCATTAGCAATGATACTCTATCTAGGCTGGCGAATACTGTCTTAGCACTAAAAGAAGATAAGAAGCAGAGGCTGCATAAG CTTCAAGAGTCAGCAACTCAGCTAATTGATCTGTGGAATCTGATGGATACCCCTGACGAGGAAAGGAAATTATTTGAACATGTTACCTGTAACATATCAGCTTCAGTAGATGAAGTGACTGTTCCTGGGTCTCTTGCGCTGGATCTGATCGAGCAG ACTGAGGTCGAAGTTGAGCGGCTTGATCAGCTGAAATCAAGTAGGATGAAGGAGATTGCGTTCAAGAAGCAAGCAGAGCTAGAGGAGATATTTGCTCGAGCTCATATAGAAATAGATACCGAAGCTGCCAGAGAAAAGATTATGGAACTCATTGATTCTGGGAATGTTGAACCTACTGAATTACTGGCTGACATGGATGATCAGATAGCAAAAGCGAAGGATGAAGCTCTAAGCAGAAAGGATATATTGGACAAGGTTGAGAAATGGATGTCAGCCTGTGAAGAAGAGAGTTGGCTTGAGGACTACAATCGT GATGAAAACAGGTATAATGCGAGTAGAGGTGCGCACCTAAACCTCAAGCGTGCAGAGAAAGCTCGTATTCTGGTTAACAAAATTCCAG CTCTTGTAGACACATTGGTAGCCAAAACTCGTGGCTGGGAGGAAGATCGTGGCATATCATTTACTTATGATGGTGTTCCTCTTCTTGCTATGCTGGATGAGTATGCCATGCTTAgacaagaaagagaagaagagaagcgGAGGATGAGG GACCAGAAGAAGTACCAAGACCTACAACACACAGAACAAGAAGCCCCATTTGGTTCAAAGCCTAGCCCTGCACGACCGGTTGGCACAAAGAAGGTAGTAGGTCCTCGTGCAAATGGAGGCGCCAATGGAACTCCTAGCAGACGTCTATCACTTAATGCTCATCAAAATGGAAGCAGGTCTGTAACGAAAGATGGGAAGAGAGATCTGAGGCCTGTCGCTCCTATGAACTACGTTGAAATGGCAAAAGAGGATGCTGCCTCCCACATTTCTGGCACTGACACAGTTTCGGCTTCACCATAA